atatcagtcgactgatggacttcaacggcactaaagatttgatgagattttgagccgccacttcataacggtcatctaccagtcgactgctacagtaccagtcgactggtgcttgacTCCAATCTGTCTGCCGACCTTCTGTTGATTCTGTGTgtgggtatcagtcgactggtaccttatatcTTTGAAATTTATAGCAAACGTACAGCTTCAGATATACATTATTTTATACACTTGAATtacttccttagcttagacttcatacctccaagcaccttccctcagccttgcgcccttaggatgcttccgtctccatgactcctcatccttgcgcttgccttcaagggctaccTTTGGCTTTTTCATGTCTCTATTATGCCAATAGATCGTGCCTCCGGAACCTTCCTTGCCAAATCTTCATACTTGGTCTTCTCTTCATATCTGCTCACTCAATACTTATGTTAGGTCACAATTAATGCCCAACTTAAACTAATTTaatcaaacatcaacaatgagtaatgtcttgaggaagattgctccaacaaactgTACTTCGTGTATTTGTGCGGCCTCCAGCAGTTTCTCTATTTCCGTTCGAATGATCTGATTCTGCTCCAAGCTGAGGTCTCGCTTCTTTTGTTTCATCGGCCTGGCGTTCGATCGGACGTGTAACTTGTGTTGCACTATGGTAGGTGAAATACTCAAGAGCTCGTGCGTCGCCCACGTGAACACATCATGGTTTTGCTTAAGACAGACAACCAGCTCCTTTTCTACAGTTAGGTCAGCGATTATGAAAGTGGTAACCTTCGATTGGGTAGGGTGGGCTTGAACCTCCTTTTTGTCGTAGACCAATGCGGGAGACTCCTCTAAGATTGCATTTACATCTAGCCGATGGGTCTTCCGAGCAGCCTTCGACTTGGTTTTGACCATCTCGGCATAGCATCGTCGAGCACCCCGTTGATTGGCCTTTACCTCCCCGATCGAGTTTTTGACGGAGAACGTAATCTTTTGACAAAAGGTGAAGACGATCGCTCGGAATTTATTTAGCACTAGTTGACCAAGTATGACGTTGTAGGTGGACGgggcatccaccacaatgaaatttgttgttcttgtcctcctgagcggttcCCCTTTGAGGGATGTGGCTAACTGCACTTGGTCGATCGGCAATACTTCGTTGCCAGTGACCCCATATAAGGGAGTCATCATCGGCTGCAACTCCCTCCGgttgatttgtagttgatcgaacttctttttgaaaataatattcacTAAGCTACCTGTGTCTACGAAAGTACAATGAATATTGTAGTTAGCGATTATCGCTTTGATGATCAAGGCGTCTCATGAGGGACCTTTACTCCAAGTTTCGAGGACCGAAACTGATTTCTGGTCCTTCAGCTGTTGCTTTAATGCACCCGACGACGTGGATTTCCAAGCGCCGGGCGTATGACTTCTGGGCACGGTTGGAGTCGCCATTGGTCGGGCTACTTGTGATCATTCCTATATAGCCTCGAGTGGCATTATAGcgattctcctcttcccgagctgTGGCCTTGGCCGCTCAGTTGATGGCGATGCTCTTTAGTCCTGGTTTAACCGTCGATGTTCCTTATCCAATGGCCTTCTCTCTTCACGCCACCCTCCTAATTGGCTATAGTGGTGTCGGTCAGGAGATGGGGATCGTCAATGTCATCTTGGTGAGGCCGCTCGGCGGGGCTTCGGCTTGAGACTATAGCAGTATCTGGTGGTGTGTCACTACTCAATGAAAAGAGCAGAAGAGTCGCATTTATTGTTGTCTTCCATTGAATCTTGCCCGCTTGGCTTCTACGTGTTGGACCGCATGTGCCTAGGGCTCGGGTTGTGACTTTGCAACTCCTGCCCGAGGCCCCTTGGGTGGCTGGAGAGTATAAGTCGTTCGACTCTCCAGGACGGTGGCTGGTTCGGGGATCACTTCCCTCCTCCGCGCTGCTTAGGCTTCCTCAACATTAATGTACTTGGTAACACGCCTAAACAGATGATCGAAGTCTTTGGGGGGCCTCCAGATGAGTGAGCGGAAGAATTTACCCTCTTAAAGCCCTTGTGAGAACGAACCCACAAGGATCTTCGAAGTGGCTGATGGGACTTCCATAGCCACTCGGTTAAATCTCTTGATATATGCCCGTAGTGCTTCCTTGGGCTCCTGCTTGACCACGAACAGATTAACATTCGTTTTTTTATAGAGGCGACTTGCTTGCGAAGTGTTGCAAGAAAGCCActtgaaaatctttaaaactacATACGGATCCAATCGGCAATCGCCGGAACTACCTCTGGGCCGATCCGGAAAGCATTGTGAGGAACACTCGACTCCGTCAGTGTACTGATGGAACGTGGCCATGTTGTCGAACTTGATCAGATGATTCTCCTAGTCGGTTGCCCCCGTGTACTCTCCAATCGTCAATTATGCGTAATGTCATAGTAGTTAGTCGTCCAGGTTCCCCTGAGAGAACTGTCTATTTATCCATTCAAGGGAGTCATCAAGTCTTGGTGCTTTACCCTTTCGTTCGTCCTAGATAGGCGCATCATCCGAGGAGGATCCATGTGCTCTCGGCCTTGTTCCTCCGAACGGGTGCGGAACAATGCTTGGTGATACGGAATGAGCGCATTCAGTATATCTTCGAATGTGTCGGTCGGCTTGTTGTGGGGATTGCGAGTGACGTGGTTTTCTGCTTGGCCTTTATATTTTGCTGCTTATTTGTCGCCGACACCGCGGGCTCGTCCGCTTGACGGCCGACCTCCGCTTGCCCCTGTTCCTACATCTTTGCAGCTCACGCTTGTATCAACATGTCCAACTCTTCTTGCGTCAACGTTacggtggtgagtcgtccaacgtCTTCGATCTTCGTGTTTCGGATTTAAgtaagattcccacagacgacgccaaatatgatcctgttcaAAATTGGTGAAGATGGAAAGTCGAGGATGTGACTTCGAAGTTGGCGTGACGAACACTCCACGTGACCCTACAACACAAGCATCAGTGCTAGGCCAAGAAGGGGTTCCCGACATTGGCCCTCCAGTGCTCAAGTCAGTTTCCGACGAGAAGCAAAGTGGAGAAATGTAGCTAAACGTGTAGACAATTAAGTTGCGCATACCTCCGCCTGTAGATGAGAACCCTCTTATATAGTGCCACTGTAgagtaggggtgtcaattcgggtgggtcgggtcgggttgggtcgggttgagtttttttttttttttaacccaacccgaacctgacccgaacccgagttcaacccaaaacacctcaacccgaacccgaccaacccgatctaCCCGAACCTGACCCATATAATCCGAAAATCCGATTAAAAACGATTTTTTGGGgttatttttcctataattcttcacttttatctcaatactccatcattatcatacaagcatgatattaatatacataaaaacatctaaatctttaaaataaaatttgatttaaccccaaaaaaacccacaaaatcctatatttaagtcaacccgggtcaacccgaacccgatccgacccaacccgaaatttttttactctaaccctccaacccgaacccgaccggaacccgaaaatgcccaaaccgaacttgatttttttcaggtcgactcgggttgggtcgtcgggtcgggttcatttttgacacccctactgTAGAGTCTATGTACACATCTTAAAACGCAGGCACATTTTCCTAGGTGTCTTAGGAAAAGACAAGTcgaaaagtgtccctgacacgaTTTCTTAAGTAGTCCTGCAACTCTCTGATGTGACAACGTGGAAGCTTATAAAGTATGATTGTCTGCTAGATATATCCTGTTGTCAACGGCacaaactcccaaaaggatataatAGGATATTTGGTGGGACCATGCGCGACCGACCGACATTCGCTCGCCCAATTGGCATTCGCTCGGTCAGGCTACCCCGCTCGATAGTGTCCATTGGGTCTACTGGCTCGCCCCTTTCCTTGCTCCCTGACCATCGTCAATTATCCCTGTGACCGGCAATAGAGCCCAGTTAACGAATCGATTGTTGTTTAGCTACCTCCAATCGGAGGGCCATTTTACACGGCCTGAGAGAGCCCGACTCACTTACCATCTAAGTTGTTACTATCCACTCGGCCATATCCGGTCCGCTCGGTCATATCCGATCCACTCACCCGATTCGGATACCCTGCCTCACTTTAAGTTTTATGTCAACTGGTCTTCCTTATTTTGATCTATCTTTATTTAGTGGACGCTTAATATTACTGGATGATAATGTCTTCattgtttcatattcaataactttgtttttattttataaaaatataaagcAAAAATTAATTCGAGGATAATCTTCAGATTTCCAGATATCATCATCATCGCGCATTTCCAGGAAGAATTTTCTTAACTTTTGGGGCAATTCTCTATAAATCTTGCTGCGCGAGCCGCCTTCGTCACTGAGCCAAAAGTATGATTTCTTTTATCTTAAAAagattgtttttgtttttttcttcttttcttttgcatTTCGCATTCTGTTTCTGATGATCGATCATGTCTGTAGATTGAACATGGAATCGATGCTACGAAGACTGCTGCTTCTGTTAACGATATCAATCTGCTGGGCGACAACaggagcagcagcagcagaagAGTACGTGAAATACAGGGATCCAAAGCAGCCACTGGGCGCTCGAATCAAGGACTTGCTCCGCCACATGACTCTCGCTGAAAAGATCGGCCAGATGTCCCAGATCGACAGGCAAGTCGCAACCCCCGACGTCATCCAGACTAACTTCATCGGTATTTATCGATCTCTCCTCCCCCGACGGTGATTCGTTCGACATCATCCAACTAATTAACTAACTTTGTTCAGGAAGCGTCCTGAGCGGAGGCGGCAGTGTGCCAAAGCCCCAGGCTTCTGCCTGGGAATGGGCAGCGATGGTGAACGACATGCAGAAGGCTGCTCTCTCCACCCGTTTAGGCATCCCAATCATCTACGGTATCGATGCTGTTCATGGGCACAACAATGTCTATGGAGCCACCATTTTCCCCCACAATGTTGGGCTCGGTGCCACTCGGTGCGATCATCCATCGATCCATCTGCCAATCACTGAAgatgaaactgaaactgaactttACTGAAAATTTTCAGGGATCCTGAACTGGTGAAGAGAATTGGTGCTGCTACTGCTCTGGAAGTTAGAGCCACAGGGATTTCCTATGTCTTCGCACCATGCATTGCGGTAAGACTGCCCGTAACGGATTGAATGCCAATCCAAAAGATACATAGAAGGTTGAATTGTTTCAGTTAATCAGGTCTGCAGAGATCCAAGATGGGGCCGCTGCTATGAGAGCTACAGCGAAGATCCAAAGCTTGTTCAGCAAATGACTGAGATCGTCTCTGGCTTGCAAGGAGATATTCCTCAGAATTCTCGCAAAGGAGTCCCCTTTGTCGCTGGAAAGTAAGACACAGTCGAATCTAGACGACGACGTCCGACGACATGTCTGACAGCAGTTTTGATTGAATTTTCTGCTGCAGGAGGAATGTTGCTGCCTGTGCAAAGCACTACGTCGGTGACGGTGGCACACACGACGGGATCAATGAAAACGACACCATCATCAGCCGTCACGGACTGCTCAGCATCCACATGCCTCCTTACGACAACGCCATCATCAAGGGCGTCTCCACTGTCATGGTCTCCTACTCGAGCTGGAACAGGGTGAAGATGCATGCAAATCGCTATCTGGTCACTGAATTCCTCAAGCACACACTTCATTTCAGGGTCTGTTCAGCTTCCACTTCTTCCAACACGAAGAAGAATCATAGCTTGTTTGAATTGGTAATTGAACATATTACAATTGTTGTTAAACAGGGATTTGTGATCTCAGATTGGCAAGGTATTGATAGAATAACCACGCCACCAGATGCTAATTACACATATTCTGTAGAAGCTGGGATCCGAGCAGGCATTGATATGGTCTATGTCTTGCTTTCTCTTGAATGATCGTAACTTTTCCCTTGATCTTACAACTAATTCATGCATGTTGTTTTGCAGGTGATGATCCCACTTGCATACCAAGATTTCATTAGTAACCTGACCTATTTGGTGGAGAAGAATGTGATCCCAATGAGCAGAATTGATGATGCTGTGAAAAGAATTCTGAGAGTCAAGTTCACTGTAGGACTCTTTGAGAACCCTTTTTCAGACCCTAGTCTGGCTGATCAGCTTGGAAGCAAGGTTGTCATCCCCTCATCTTTGATTTCACAATTCGCTAAAAAATTGTTTAGAATCATAATATTCTTCTTCGGTAGGAACACCGCGAATTGGCTAGGGAAGCTGTAAGGAAATCACTTGTGCTGTTGAAGAATGGCAAGGTTGCCAATGAGCCATTGCTCCCACTTCCTAAGAAGGCTAGCAAGATCCTTGTCGCCGGAAGCCATGCCGATAACTTGGGTTACCAGTGTGGAGGGTGGACTATTACTTGGCAAGGCCTAAGTGGCAACAACAATACAATTGGTAACTAAATCATTCAACAACCACACTGTATACCATTGAACATAACTTTTGGCTACACAATTGAACACAGGTACCCCTATTCTCAATGCAATCCAGTCAACTGTCGATCCTAGTACTCAGATCATCTTTTCTGAGAATCCCGATCCTGACTTTGTGAAGAACGGCGCATTTGAGTACGCGATCGTTGCGATAGGAGAGCATCCATATGCAGAAACA
Above is a genomic segment from Zingiber officinale cultivar Zhangliang unplaced genomic scaffold, Zo_v1.1 ctg229, whole genome shotgun sequence containing:
- the LOC122037002 gene encoding beta-glucosidase BoGH3B-like isoform X1; its protein translation is MESMLRRLLLLLTISICWATTGAAAAEEYVKYRDPKQPLGARIKDLLRHMTLAEKIGQMSQIDRQVATPDVIQTNFIGSVLSGGGSVPKPQASAWEWAAMVNDMQKAALSTRLGIPIIYGIDAVHGHNNVYGATIFPHNVGLGATRDPELVKRIGAATALEVRATGISYVFAPCIAVCRDPRWGRCYESYSEDPKLVQQMTEIVSGLQGDIPQNSRKGVPFVAGKRNVAACAKHYVGDGGTHDGINENDTIISRHGLLSIHMPPYDNAIIKGVSTVMVSYSSWNRVKMHANRYLVTEFLKHTLHFRGFVISDWQGIDRITTPPDANYTYSVEAGIRAGIDMVMIPLAYQDFISNLTYLVEKNVIPMSRIDDAVKRILRVKFTVGLFENPFSDPSLADQLGSKEHRELAREAVRKSLVLLKNGKVANEPLLPLPKKASKILVAGSHADNLGYQCGGWTITWQGLSGNNNTIGTPILNAIQSTVDPSTQIIFSENPDPDFVKNGAFEYAIVAIGEHPYAETDGDNLNLTIPAPGVSVIQNVCSSVKCVVLVISGRPLVIEPYIEQIDALVAAWLPGTEGQGVADVLFGDYGFSGKLPRTWFRSVDQLPMNVGDQHYDPLFPYGFGLTTEPANAK
- the LOC122037002 gene encoding beta-glucosidase BoGH3B-like isoform X2; the protein is MVNDMQKAALSTRLGIPIIYGIDAVHGHNNVYGATIFPHNVGLGATRDPELVKRIGAATALEVRATGISYVFAPCIAVCRDPRWGRCYESYSEDPKLVQQMTEIVSGLQGDIPQNSRKGVPFVAGKRNVAACAKHYVGDGGTHDGINENDTIISRHGLLSIHMPPYDNAIIKGVSTVMVSYSSWNRVKMHANRYLVTEFLKHTLHFRGFVISDWQGIDRITTPPDANYTYSVEAGIRAGIDMVMIPLAYQDFISNLTYLVEKNVIPMSRIDDAVKRILRVKFTVGLFENPFSDPSLADQLGSKEHRELAREAVRKSLVLLKNGKVANEPLLPLPKKASKILVAGSHADNLGYQCGGWTITWQGLSGNNNTIGTPILNAIQSTVDPSTQIIFSENPDPDFVKNGAFEYAIVAIGEHPYAETDGDNLNLTIPAPGVSVIQNVCSSVKCVVLVISGRPLVIEPYIEQIDALVAAWLPGTEGQGVADVLFGDYGFSGKLPRTWFRSVDQLPMNVGDQHYDPLFPYGFGLTTEPANAK